Proteins encoded by one window of Rubinisphaera margarita:
- a CDS encoding endonuclease/exonuclease/phosphatase family protein yields the protein MRLMSYNIQKGYGGRDQRYNLQRTIDVIEHENPDLICLQEVDHNMNRTRFHHQPEMLARHFGYPGFDFQWNHRIREGGYGNLILSRFPIREVHHIDLKLRHRKRRGAQMAVVVTPEGPLVVVGWHLGLAEKQRHGQVAHFLQQEEYCTLCELPMIIVGDFNDWRDTLEAAHFREHGFQQITKPLKRFRSFPAYLPMGSLDKAFCKGNIYIHEARVIRRKLTRAASDHLPLVIDFHLKKLDDV from the coding sequence ATGCGACTGATGAGTTACAACATTCAGAAAGGGTATGGAGGCCGCGACCAGCGGTACAATTTGCAGCGGACGATCGACGTCATCGAGCACGAGAACCCTGACCTGATCTGCCTGCAGGAAGTCGATCACAACATGAACCGGACCCGGTTTCATCATCAGCCGGAGATGCTCGCCAGGCACTTCGGCTACCCCGGTTTCGACTTCCAGTGGAACCATCGCATCCGCGAAGGAGGGTACGGGAATCTGATCCTCTCCCGCTTTCCGATCCGTGAAGTGCATCACATCGACCTGAAGCTGCGGCATCGCAAACGCCGCGGTGCACAGATGGCCGTGGTGGTGACTCCGGAAGGCCCGCTCGTCGTCGTCGGCTGGCATCTGGGACTGGCCGAGAAACAACGCCACGGTCAGGTCGCTCATTTTCTTCAGCAGGAAGAGTATTGCACTCTGTGCGAACTGCCGATGATCATCGTCGGCGACTTCAACGACTGGCGGGACACGCTCGAAGCGGCGCATTTCCGAGAACACGGGTTCCAGCAGATCACGAAACCTCTCAAACGGTTTCGTTCATTCCCGGCGTACCTGCCAATGGGCTCGCTCGACAAAGCCTTCTGCAAAGGCAACATCTATATCCACGAAGCCCGAGTCATCCGCCGCAAGCTGACCCGCGCGGCCTCAGACCACCTGCCACTGGTGATTGATTTTCATCTGAAGAAGCTGGATGACGTGTAG
- a CDS encoding ABC1 kinase family protein: METHPLKFLKNLRRTGEIAAILINHGFGDLVETIGLNKYLNWGRRKLLKHTEEDTRSLTRAERVRRAIESLGPTFIKFGQVLSTRPDLVPRDVVDELSLLQEQVPPFDSQVAIRAIEKSLGRPIEECFAAFEEAPLATGSLGQVHTAKLRDGREVVVKIRRPRAVHEVERDLALMHELAALLNKRVPESEVFDPIGLVRNFERTIRRELNYLREARTIEEFAKMFEDDASLYVPQVYPELCTEEILVMERIRGHKISDIALVPCLWEKRQMIAANGARIFLKQTFEFGLFHGDPHPGNFRILSDGAICLLDFGMVGLLDETMRANLVDLFVATAQKDTRRSMGIMLSIGDCDHEIDERLFNADYREFIDKYYGLPLERLDIAALLRDFVGILSTHRIRCPGDLMLLIRAIVHLDSVGRKIDPEFNIIEHAVPRFKKLIRDRYRPDQMWERFCEEARILGRAAHDIPTELAVALKKFNREDSQIKLRLTGLEYMITELDRSSNRIVVSMIVAASILASSLLIRSGVTNDWFSVPMYLISSCLGIWLIYGIFRSGRL, translated from the coding sequence GTGGAAACCCATCCCCTGAAATTCCTGAAAAATCTTCGCCGAACAGGCGAGATCGCCGCGATTCTGATCAATCACGGCTTCGGGGATCTTGTGGAGACGATCGGGCTCAACAAGTATCTGAACTGGGGGCGTCGCAAGCTTCTCAAGCATACCGAAGAAGACACCCGTTCGCTGACGCGAGCCGAGCGGGTTCGTCGTGCCATCGAGTCACTGGGACCGACATTCATCAAGTTCGGTCAGGTCCTGAGTACCCGCCCCGATCTGGTGCCCCGGGATGTCGTCGACGAACTTTCCCTGTTGCAGGAGCAGGTGCCGCCGTTCGATTCGCAGGTTGCGATTCGAGCGATCGAGAAATCACTCGGAAGACCGATCGAAGAATGCTTCGCGGCTTTTGAAGAAGCGCCGCTGGCGACAGGTTCACTCGGACAGGTTCATACAGCCAAATTACGGGACGGCCGGGAAGTGGTCGTGAAGATTCGCCGTCCCCGGGCGGTTCACGAGGTCGAACGCGATCTGGCTCTGATGCACGAACTGGCGGCTCTGTTGAACAAACGGGTCCCGGAGTCGGAAGTCTTCGATCCGATCGGACTGGTTCGGAACTTCGAACGAACGATTCGGCGTGAATTGAATTATCTTCGAGAAGCGCGAACGATTGAAGAGTTCGCCAAGATGTTTGAGGACGATGCCTCGCTCTATGTTCCCCAGGTATATCCGGAGCTGTGCACGGAAGAGATCCTTGTCATGGAACGGATCCGCGGGCATAAGATTTCGGATATCGCTTTGGTCCCCTGTTTGTGGGAAAAGCGGCAGATGATCGCGGCGAACGGCGCCCGGATTTTTCTCAAGCAGACCTTCGAGTTTGGTCTGTTTCACGGCGATCCCCATCCGGGCAACTTTCGAATTCTCAGTGATGGTGCGATCTGCCTGCTCGACTTTGGAATGGTGGGTCTGCTCGACGAGACGATGCGGGCAAACCTGGTCGATCTGTTCGTGGCCACCGCTCAGAAAGATACACGGCGCAGCATGGGGATCATGCTGAGCATTGGCGACTGCGATCATGAGATCGACGAACGGCTGTTCAATGCTGACTACCGGGAGTTCATCGACAAGTATTATGGGCTGCCGCTGGAGCGTCTGGATATCGCGGCTCTACTCCGCGACTTTGTCGGGATTCTGTCGACACACCGGATTCGCTGTCCCGGCGACCTGATGCTGCTGATTCGTGCGATCGTGCATCTCGACAGCGTGGGGCGGAAGATCGATCCGGAGTTCAATATCATCGAGCATGCTGTCCCCCGGTTCAAGAAACTGATCCGCGACCGGTATCGTCCTGATCAAATGTGGGAGCGTTTCTGCGAAGAGGCCCGCATTCTGGGGCGAGCCGCCCACGACATTCCGACCGAACTGGCCGTCGCTCTCAAGAAGTTCAATCGCGAAGACTCGCAGATCAAGCTTCGTCTGACCGGACTCGAATACATGATTACCGAACTCGATCGATCGAGTAACCGCATCGTGGTCAGTATGATCGTGGCCGCTTCAATCCTGGCATCGAGCCTTCTGATTCGCAGCGGCGTGACGAACGACTGGTTCAGCGTGCCGATGTATCTGATTTCGAGCTGCCTGGGGATCTGGCTGATCTATGGGATCTTCCGCAGCGGACGGCTGTGA
- a CDS encoding dihydroorotase — MKSILIKNGRVIDPASGRDEVTSVLIRDGHVAAIGSSEAQVDQVIDASHMIVAPGLIDMRVSLREPGNEEDETIESGTAAALAGGFSTIACMPDTDPPVDSRAAAEFVILQAGRAGNCRVVPIGAVTKQLEGQELAEIGQLVDGGARAFSDAKQPIASAEVMRRALEYTAMMNRPIFHHPQVPELVAGGLMHEGFYSTLMGMPPMPAAAETIMIHRDLTLAEMTAGRLHLMGVSTGEGVEQIRRARERGVRVTADVTPHHLFFRDEHLQTFHSKYKVNPPFRTEADIECLIEGLKDGTIDVITSDHQPYAEEKITCELDQTPFGVVGLETLVPACITRLISTGILSWAELLAKLTVHPARILELDAGVLDVDRVADITIIDPRPTTRIDPHTFRSKGRRTPFADMELSGKIAHVLVGGELRFSDV, encoded by the coding sequence ATGAAGAGTATTCTGATTAAGAACGGACGCGTCATCGATCCGGCCAGCGGTCGCGATGAGGTCACGTCGGTGCTGATTCGCGATGGCCACGTGGCCGCGATTGGTTCCAGTGAAGCCCAGGTCGATCAGGTGATCGATGCTTCCCACATGATCGTCGCACCGGGTCTGATTGACATGCGGGTTTCCCTGCGGGAGCCGGGAAACGAAGAAGACGAGACGATCGAATCGGGAACGGCGGCTGCTCTGGCGGGGGGGTTCAGCACGATCGCCTGTATGCCCGATACCGATCCGCCTGTCGACAGTCGGGCCGCCGCGGAGTTTGTGATTTTGCAGGCAGGCCGAGCTGGGAACTGTCGCGTCGTGCCGATCGGAGCTGTCACGAAACAACTGGAAGGTCAGGAACTGGCGGAGATTGGGCAACTCGTTGATGGCGGAGCCCGAGCATTCAGCGACGCCAAGCAGCCAATCGCCAGTGCCGAGGTGATGCGTCGCGCTCTCGAATATACCGCGATGATGAATCGGCCGATTTTCCATCATCCTCAGGTTCCCGAACTGGTGGCCGGCGGATTGATGCACGAAGGCTTCTATTCGACGCTGATGGGCATGCCGCCCATGCCAGCCGCAGCCGAGACGATCATGATTCATCGTGATCTCACGCTGGCGGAAATGACGGCCGGTCGTTTGCACCTTATGGGCGTTTCGACCGGGGAAGGCGTCGAGCAAATTCGTCGAGCCCGGGAGCGAGGGGTTCGTGTGACGGCCGATGTCACGCCGCATCATCTCTTCTTCCGCGACGAGCATCTGCAGACCTTTCACTCCAAGTACAAGGTGAATCCTCCGTTCCGGACTGAGGCCGATATCGAATGTCTGATTGAGGGACTCAAGGATGGCACGATCGATGTCATCACGAGTGATCATCAGCCTTATGCCGAAGAGAAGATCACCTGCGAGCTCGACCAGACACCGTTCGGCGTCGTTGGCCTGGAGACGCTGGTGCCAGCCTGCATTACGCGGCTCATCAGTACCGGGATTCTCTCGTGGGCCGAACTGCTGGCAAAGCTCACTGTTCATCCCGCGCGTATTCTCGAGCTGGATGCCGGTGTGCTCGATGTCGATCGCGTGGCGGATATCACCATCATCGATCCGCGTCCGACTACCAGGATTGATCCGCACACCTTCCGCAGCAAGGGACGACGAACGCCGTTTGCTGATATGGAACTGTCGGGGAAAATTGCTCACGTTCTGGTAGGCGGCGAACTGCGATTTTCCGACGTCTGA
- a CDS encoding ABC transporter ATP-binding protein has translation MISADGLTKHYGEFIAASDVTFTVPRGQVVAFLGPNGAGKSTTMKMLTGFLAPTRGRASIGGHDVFDERLEAASVLGYLPENGPLYAEMTPKAIMKYCGRIRGMSEGDLKARIDYVVDRCSLGTVWEKPVGKLSKGFRQRVGMAQAILHDPSVLILDEPTSGLDPNQTHQARELILSLAESKTILLSTHILAEVQAMCSRVILINNGRVVLDGPIDSLAEGVTAMEERFRELTA, from the coding sequence ATGATTTCCGCGGACGGTTTGACCAAACATTACGGCGAATTCATCGCCGCTTCTGATGTGACCTTCACCGTCCCCCGGGGACAGGTGGTTGCATTTCTCGGGCCCAACGGAGCGGGCAAGTCGACAACGATGAAGATGTTGACCGGCTTCCTGGCTCCGACGCGCGGTCGGGCGAGCATCGGAGGCCATGATGTCTTCGATGAGCGACTCGAAGCGGCCAGCGTCCTTGGCTATCTGCCGGAGAACGGTCCGCTTTACGCGGAGATGACGCCCAAGGCGATCATGAAATACTGCGGACGGATACGCGGGATGTCGGAGGGTGACCTCAAAGCGCGGATCGATTACGTCGTTGATCGCTGTTCGCTGGGAACGGTTTGGGAGAAGCCGGTCGGCAAGCTTTCAAAGGGGTTTCGTCAGCGTGTCGGGATGGCGCAGGCCATTCTGCACGACCCGAGTGTGCTCATTCTCGATGAGCCGACGAGCGGTCTGGATCCGAACCAGACTCACCAGGCCCGCGAGCTGATTCTCAGTCTCGCCGAGTCCAAAACCATTCTGCTCTCGACGCATATTCTGGCCGAAGTCCAGGCGATGTGCAGTCGTGTGATTCTGATTAATAACGGTCGCGTTGTTCTTGATGGTCCGATCGATTCCCTCGCGGAAGGGGTAACGGCCATGGAAGAACGATTTCGGGAACTGACGGCCTGA
- a CDS encoding aspartate carbamoyltransferase catalytic subunit has protein sequence MVSFKDYFQSGPVRWTQRHLLGLEHLSADEITLILDQAAEFKRLANEGHTKLKLLNGVVVGNLFFEPSTRTRTSFGLAAKRLSADTVDFSPSGSSLSKGESFLDTARNIEAMGVSLMVVRHKTPGAPMFLSQRLDSAVLNAGDGTHEHPTQGLLDLMTMREQCGDLAGRTVALVGDIRHSRVARSNIWGLTKLGAHVIVCGPATLIPPRIEELGVEVSYSLDDVIPRVDCVNLLRIQFERQRGAFFPSIHEYAHLFGMNASRLSRAREDVVILAPGPINRGVEITPFVADGSHSVILDQVSNGLAVRMAALYLLHRRQQELSSSPAPVDMTLI, from the coding sequence ATGGTTTCGTTCAAAGACTACTTTCAAAGCGGCCCGGTCCGCTGGACCCAGCGTCATCTCCTGGGACTGGAACATCTTTCCGCCGATGAGATCACGCTGATTCTCGATCAGGCGGCCGAGTTCAAACGACTCGCCAACGAAGGCCACACCAAGCTGAAGCTGCTGAATGGCGTTGTGGTCGGTAACCTGTTCTTCGAGCCTTCGACGCGCACTCGCACAAGTTTTGGACTGGCCGCAAAGCGACTCTCCGCCGATACCGTCGACTTCTCACCTTCTGGCAGCAGCCTTTCCAAGGGGGAATCGTTCCTCGATACGGCTCGTAATATCGAAGCGATGGGCGTCTCGTTGATGGTGGTTCGACACAAGACGCCGGGGGCTCCGATGTTCCTCTCTCAGCGGCTCGACTCGGCCGTCCTGAATGCGGGCGACGGAACTCATGAGCATCCGACTCAGGGATTGCTCGACCTGATGACCATGCGCGAACAATGTGGCGATCTGGCGGGAAGAACCGTCGCGCTCGTTGGAGATATTCGCCATTCCCGAGTGGCTCGATCAAACATCTGGGGTCTGACCAAGCTCGGAGCCCATGTCATCGTCTGCGGTCCGGCGACACTGATTCCTCCGCGAATTGAAGAGCTGGGCGTCGAAGTGTCCTACTCACTTGATGATGTGATTCCGAGGGTTGACTGCGTCAATCTGTTGCGAATTCAGTTCGAGCGGCAACGGGGAGCTTTCTTCCCTTCGATTCACGAGTATGCCCATCTGTTCGGAATGAACGCGAGCCGATTGAGCCGGGCGCGTGAAGACGTCGTCATTCTGGCTCCCGGACCGATCAATCGTGGTGTGGAAATCACGCCGTTCGTGGCTGATGGAAGTCACTCCGTGATTCTGGATCAGGTCAGCAATGGACTGGCTGTGCGAATGGCCGCGCTGTATCTGCTGCACCGTCGACAGCAGGAACTGTCATCGAGTCCGGCTCCGGTCGATATGACTCTGATTTGA
- a CDS encoding CPBP family intramembrane glutamic endopeptidase: MTTPRDALAASSFRSYSEEDIKTAVSPSPFARRGPGMVESLFWLFGTGLLHLLGVLAIAGLLTSVFVVRGIPFNDLAVLEFLESQELSLLAGEQFVFVTGVLILAWWRLGGNLGHRLSSRPLPFQHLFLLTCLVIPLSTICTAFHSWGMSAWNSLIDHVPALQQFDTTQAMHVLQSMSADTPMWALLLVFAVAPALGEEIVFRGVIGRGLIHRWGMPLGILVTSILFAVAHLHPVHALAVLPMGIVLHYVYVTTRSFWAPLYLHFCNNAYAVLQATDPVAGPHEIHFSAWLTVTLSLVLFLSFLWVTRVRCVRHDGIEWTPPRPSLELPVEVPLTLTFSSLPWRLSLGGLVPLLGFLAARAAQI; this comes from the coding sequence ATGACGACTCCACGTGATGCCCTCGCTGCTTCGAGTTTCCGTTCCTACTCCGAAGAAGACATTAAGACGGCTGTTTCGCCCTCGCCCTTCGCGCGCCGCGGACCCGGAATGGTGGAAAGTCTCTTCTGGCTGTTTGGAACGGGTCTGCTCCATCTGCTTGGTGTGCTCGCGATCGCCGGCCTGCTGACGTCGGTATTCGTCGTGCGGGGAATACCATTTAACGATCTGGCGGTTCTGGAGTTTCTGGAATCGCAGGAACTCTCTCTGCTGGCGGGCGAACAGTTTGTTTTCGTGACCGGCGTATTGATTCTTGCGTGGTGGCGTCTGGGGGGAAATCTGGGACATCGTCTCAGCAGTCGGCCCCTTCCCTTTCAGCATCTCTTCCTGCTCACCTGTCTGGTCATTCCGCTCTCGACGATTTGCACCGCCTTTCACAGCTGGGGGATGTCGGCCTGGAATTCATTGATCGACCACGTGCCGGCTCTGCAGCAGTTCGATACTACCCAGGCGATGCATGTGCTGCAGTCGATGTCAGCGGACACGCCAATGTGGGCTCTGTTGCTGGTTTTTGCCGTGGCTCCCGCGCTGGGCGAAGAGATCGTGTTTCGCGGCGTGATTGGTCGCGGATTGATTCATCGCTGGGGGATGCCGCTGGGAATACTGGTGACGTCGATTCTCTTTGCTGTGGCGCACCTGCATCCTGTGCACGCTCTCGCGGTGCTGCCGATGGGAATCGTACTGCATTACGTTTACGTCACGACACGCAGCTTCTGGGCGCCGTTGTATTTGCACTTCTGCAACAATGCCTACGCGGTGCTCCAGGCAACCGATCCCGTCGCCGGGCCCCACGAGATTCATTTCTCGGCCTGGCTGACGGTAACACTGAGCCTCGTGCTGTTTCTGTCCTTCCTCTGGGTCACACGGGTCCGCTGCGTCCGACACGACGGCATCGAATGGACGCCGCCGCGACCTTCCCTTGAGCTTCCCGTGGAGGTCCCACTGACGTTGACGTTCTCCAGTCTTCCCTGGCGGCTGTCACTTGGCGGACTCGTCCCACTCCTCGGTTTTCTGGCGGCTCGCGCAGCCCAGATTTGA
- a CDS encoding cytochrome c — translation MTCSKKSRSLIDRLVLAALTVSLLSGCGRRAEPEFTADPLTKTLLPEAQKAVSGEMEQNFGTLKNLHVPLEAPLNWGGVNGTLERESATGESGSQWRAALAGGSQLQSGEKLRVVSSGDVSLEFPAVLTVESYTSSQGLVQVKEELPNEATEPVKIVARPTHQLVTGQTLYTRHCAACHGVSGAGDGPQSQILNPKPRDFRYGLLKYTSTSIGHKASTKDLRRTIKEGIAGTGMPAFKALANQEIDQIIDYAKYLAIRGEVERSVATDASIDFSRTAVADRKMSEVSKDLADYVADDLPEIFLDEIARICRQWEQGDAKSNVVKPTLARPDPLEPSQADANVTSLANGRRIYLSKSGQCASCHGETGRGDGSQTQQFHKRRDGSSYDRPGLHDAWGHPVKPRDLTYGVFHGGRDPVDIYRRVYAGVKGTPMPAYGMSGLSEAEIWDLVNYLLYLAGDYPQISEDDLTLSSN, via the coding sequence ATGACCTGCTCGAAGAAATCTCGCTCGCTTATCGATAGGCTCGTTCTGGCTGCGCTGACTGTGTCCCTGCTTTCCGGCTGTGGTCGTCGCGCCGAACCTGAGTTCACAGCTGATCCGCTCACCAAGACGTTGCTGCCCGAAGCTCAGAAGGCCGTGAGCGGAGAGATGGAGCAGAATTTCGGCACGTTGAAGAACCTGCACGTTCCCCTCGAGGCCCCGCTCAACTGGGGTGGTGTCAATGGAACGCTGGAACGTGAATCAGCCACCGGCGAGTCGGGTTCTCAATGGCGAGCCGCGCTCGCAGGGGGTTCGCAGCTCCAGTCCGGTGAGAAACTGCGTGTCGTCTCGTCCGGCGATGTTTCTCTTGAGTTTCCCGCCGTACTAACGGTTGAGTCCTATACCAGCTCACAGGGCTTAGTGCAGGTGAAGGAGGAACTGCCGAACGAAGCGACAGAGCCGGTCAAGATCGTGGCCCGGCCGACGCATCAGCTGGTGACCGGACAGACGCTGTATACGCGCCACTGCGCGGCTTGCCATGGAGTCAGTGGAGCTGGAGATGGTCCGCAATCGCAGATTCTGAATCCGAAGCCGCGAGATTTTCGATATGGCCTGCTGAAGTACACCTCCACCTCGATCGGCCACAAGGCGAGTACGAAGGACTTGCGGCGAACGATCAAAGAGGGGATCGCCGGGACCGGAATGCCGGCGTTCAAAGCTCTCGCTAATCAGGAGATTGATCAGATCATTGACTATGCGAAGTACCTGGCGATTCGCGGAGAAGTCGAACGTTCAGTCGCAACTGATGCCTCGATCGATTTCTCCAGAACGGCCGTCGCAGACCGGAAGATGTCGGAGGTCTCGAAAGATCTGGCCGACTATGTCGCTGACGATCTGCCTGAGATCTTCCTTGATGAGATCGCCCGCATTTGTCGGCAGTGGGAACAGGGGGACGCCAAGTCGAATGTCGTGAAGCCGACTTTGGCTCGGCCCGATCCGCTGGAGCCATCGCAGGCCGATGCGAATGTGACCTCGCTCGCGAATGGTCGGCGGATTTATTTGTCCAAGTCCGGGCAGTGTGCGAGCTGCCACGGCGAGACCGGTCGCGGCGACGGCTCGCAGACGCAACAGTTTCACAAGCGGCGGGATGGTTCTTCCTACGACAGACCGGGGCTGCACGATGCCTGGGGCCATCCGGTTAAGCCGCGGGATCTCACGTACGGCGTCTTCCACGGAGGCCGCGATCCGGTCGATATCTACCGTCGTGTGTATGCAGGTGTGAAGGGAACCCCGATGCCGGCTTATGGTATGTCGGGGCTTTCGGAAGCGGAGATCTGGGATCTCGTCAACTATCTGCTTTATCTGGCCGGGGATTATCCGCAGATTTCTGAGGACGATCTGACGTTGTCGTCGAACTGA
- a CDS encoding alpha/beta hydrolase: MHETKIGPLNCWVQGDPETAKILAVFAHGFGAPGTDLVALGEELFQIDDELVGQVAFVFPAAPLSLEHMGMPGGRAWWEINMMRLQQMLETNRIEELVNTEPPGLREARELYLDFLGALCREANKEFHQLVLGGFSQGAMLSTDLFMRHSATPAGLCLFSGTTICLNEWRELVVGKPGLPIFQSHGRQDQILPFEAALILRDLLNASGQEVEFLPFNGPHTIPYEALNQTAALLKGLASS, from the coding sequence ATGCACGAAACGAAGATTGGCCCGCTGAACTGTTGGGTTCAGGGGGATCCGGAAACGGCGAAAATTCTGGCGGTGTTTGCTCACGGCTTCGGAGCACCGGGAACCGATCTGGTGGCACTTGGTGAAGAACTGTTTCAGATCGACGATGAGCTCGTCGGGCAGGTGGCGTTCGTTTTTCCCGCCGCTCCGCTCTCGTTGGAACACATGGGAATGCCTGGCGGCCGTGCGTGGTGGGAGATCAATATGATGAGACTCCAGCAGATGTTGGAGACGAATCGGATCGAGGAACTCGTCAATACCGAGCCTCCGGGACTGCGCGAAGCTCGCGAGCTTTACCTCGATTTTCTGGGGGCTCTGTGTCGCGAGGCGAATAAAGAGTTTCATCAACTGGTTCTGGGCGGCTTCTCGCAGGGGGCGATGCTGTCGACTGATCTGTTCATGCGGCATTCGGCCACGCCCGCCGGTCTCTGTCTCTTTTCCGGTACAACGATCTGTCTCAACGAATGGCGGGAGCTGGTTGTCGGGAAGCCGGGTCTTCCAATCTTTCAGTCACATGGACGCCAGGACCAGATTCTGCCATTTGAAGCGGCTTTGATTCTGCGAGATCTACTAAACGCGTCGGGGCAGGAAGTCGAGTTCCTCCCCTTCAACGGGCCGCACACCATTCCTTACGAAGCACTCAACCAGACTGCAGCCCTCCTGAAGGGGCTGGCAAGCAGCTGA
- the ribF gene encoding riboflavin biosynthesis protein RibF, translated as MRLIRDLDDFEPFRGGVVSIGNFDGVHLGHRSMLQTLVSLARKLNVPATAMTFDPPPVALIAPERVPPRLSTVERKAELIASLGIDCLLVYPTNREFLRLSPQDFFETIVRQSLAARGLVEGPNFFFGRDRQGDVELMAEMAAGHAMEFAVAPAVEREGTVVSSSAIRRMIAAGEVDRAADWLGHPYRISGQVRTGAARGRVLGFPTANLEGVETLLPREGVYGGLAWVDGIGYPAALNIGTNPTFADGNFKLEVHLIGYEGDLYDRQLSVDLLAFVRETRKFADADELRDRLQQDVSQIRRLAESVAEKH; from the coding sequence ATGCGTCTGATCCGTGACCTCGATGATTTCGAACCCTTTCGCGGTGGAGTTGTGTCCATCGGAAACTTCGATGGCGTGCATCTGGGACATCGATCAATGCTGCAGACGCTCGTTTCCCTGGCTCGCAAACTGAATGTCCCCGCGACGGCGATGACGTTCGATCCTCCTCCGGTGGCGTTGATTGCTCCGGAACGGGTGCCGCCGCGGCTCAGTACCGTGGAACGGAAAGCTGAGCTGATCGCGTCTCTGGGGATCGATTGCCTGTTGGTTTACCCGACGAATCGCGAGTTTCTCCGTCTGTCGCCTCAGGATTTCTTTGAGACGATCGTGCGACAAAGTCTGGCTGCTCGCGGGCTGGTGGAAGGCCCGAACTTCTTTTTCGGTCGCGATCGTCAGGGCGATGTTGAACTGATGGCCGAGATGGCAGCCGGGCATGCGATGGAGTTTGCCGTCGCTCCTGCGGTAGAGCGGGAAGGAACCGTCGTGTCGAGTTCGGCCATTCGACGGATGATCGCAGCAGGAGAAGTCGATCGAGCCGCAGACTGGCTGGGACATCCGTATCGCATCTCCGGACAGGTTCGTACAGGAGCCGCCCGGGGCCGTGTGCTGGGATTTCCGACGGCCAACCTGGAGGGAGTCGAGACGTTGCTGCCCCGGGAAGGTGTCTACGGCGGGTTGGCCTGGGTGGATGGCATCGGTTATCCGGCTGCATTGAATATCGGGACCAATCCGACGTTCGCTGACGGCAATTTCAAGCTGGAAGTTCATCTGATCGGATACGAAGGTGATCTGTACGACCGGCAATTGAGCGTCGATCTGCTGGCCTTTGTTCGCGAAACGCGTAAATTTGCCGATGCGGACGAGCTCCGCGATCGGCTGCAGCAGGACGTCTCACAGATTCGCCGCCTGGCGGAATCTGTCGCCGAGAAGCATTGA